The following proteins come from a genomic window of Gossypium raimondii isolate GPD5lz chromosome 5, ASM2569854v1, whole genome shotgun sequence:
- the LOC105769743 gene encoding protein NONRESPONDING TO OXYLIPINS 2, mitochondrial isoform X2, which translates to MASRFRSLSKPTFSTLKSAINKPTLKPKPASSLLPPRTSPTFSRSVSQLGCLQSLLPLHSAVSSARLTSCLGIDSRSSRSLSQELGLSVPR; encoded by the exons ATGGCGTCTCGATTTCGATCTCTCTCAAAACCAACATTCTCTACCCTCAAATCCGCCATTAACAAACCAACCCTTAAACCAAAACCCGCCTCTTCTCTCCTTCCTCCTCGCACTTCTCCCACATTTTCAAG GTCTGTTTCTCAATTGGGTTGTCTTCAATCTCTGCTGCCTCTCCACTCAGCCGTGTCTTCAGCTCGGTTAACGTCGTGTCTAGGCATCGATTCGAGGAGCTCTAGGTCGTTGTCTCAGG
- the LOC105769742 gene encoding uncharacterized protein LOC105769742, with product MWAPTRNSSQPSNKKLQKQGSALLGVSFKPENFIPGLVIGFILGLFLDLSKPTKTLSKKKNFLSGKLRELDLVSYNADQDLKMVLVVRQDLKMKAGKIASQCAHAATGIYAELMHSDRSLLREWEDCGQPKIVVTCRNQQEMNKLRDAAEGIGLPTFVVADAGRTQVSAGSKTVLAIGPGPNVVVDSVTGKLNLL from the exons ATGTGGGCTCCCACTCGAAACTCTTCTCAACCTTCAAACAAG AAGCTGCAGAAACAGGGAAGTGCATTGTTAGGAGTAAGTTTCAAACCTGAAAACTTCATTCCAGGCCTTGTTATTGGTTTCATATTGGGGTTATTTCTGGATTTGTCGAAACCCACTAAAACCCTTTCCAAGAAGAAGAATTTCCTATCTGGAAAGCTTCGAGAACTAGACTTAGTTTCCTATAATGCTGACCAAGACCTTaaaatg GTTTTAGTGGTTAGACAAGACCTAAAGATGAAAGCAGGGAAGATCGCGTCCCAATGTGCAC ATGCTGCCACTGGCATTTATGCTGAATTAATGCATAG TGATCGATCCCTTTTAAGAGAATGGGAGGATTGTGGGCAACCCAAAATAGTCGTTACATGCAGGAATCAACAAGAAAT GAATAAGTTAAGGGATGCAGCTGAGGGTATTGGCCTTCCAACTtttgttgttgctgatgctggAAGAACGCAG GTTTCAGCAGGATCAAAGACAGTTCTTGCCATTGGACCTG GACCAAACGTGGTAGTTGATTCAGTGACAGGGAAGTTGAACTTGCTCTAA
- the LOC105769743 gene encoding protein NONRESPONDING TO OXYLIPINS 2, mitochondrial isoform X1, with translation MASRFRSLSKPTFSTLKSAINKPTLKPKPASSLLPPRTSPTFSRSVSQLGCLQSLLPLHSAVSSARLTSCLGIDSRSSRSLSQGMLCSANPGV, from the exons ATGGCGTCTCGATTTCGATCTCTCTCAAAACCAACATTCTCTACCCTCAAATCCGCCATTAACAAACCAACCCTTAAACCAAAACCCGCCTCTTCTCTCCTTCCTCCTCGCACTTCTCCCACATTTTCAAG GTCTGTTTCTCAATTGGGTTGTCTTCAATCTCTGCTGCCTCTCCACTCAGCCGTGTCTTCAGCTCGGTTAACGTCGTGTCTAGGCATCGATTCGAGGAGCTCTAGGTCGTTGTCTCAGGGTATGCTTTGCAGTGCAAATCCAGGAGTTTGA